From a single Nicotiana tomentosiformis chromosome 2, ASM39032v3, whole genome shotgun sequence genomic region:
- the LOC138905249 gene encoding uncharacterized protein produces the protein MWALKKLNLDWDAAANLWVSHLNALDEFCQIKEFKVGNLVLLFNSRLKMFPGKLKSKWSGPFEIVGVTPFDALDLKNKNDKVFRVNGHRVKHYLVKVDDGHVVAAIHLK, from the exons atgtgggcattaaagaagttgaatcttgattgggatgcagccgcTAACTTGTGGGTTTCACATTTGAATgcattggatgagttctg TCAGAtcaaggagttcaaggtgggcaaTCTTGTTTTGCTGTTCAACTCAcggttgaagatgtttcccggaaagctgaaatctaagtggagtggtccctttgaaattgtgggtgtgacaccatTTGAtgctttggacttgaagaacaaaaatgataaggtattccgagtcaatggtcaccgggtgaagcattatttggtaAAGGTTGATGATGGTCACGTGGTGGCAGCTATTCACTTaaaatga